The following are encoded in a window of Limibacter armeniacum genomic DNA:
- the hemA gene encoding glutamyl-tRNA reductase gives MQNNFKAISLSYKSAPLEVRGSLSVGEGEYGTLLEKVKEVLGVQEALVVSTCNRTEVYYSSENDKSEELIKLLCALKGLDPSEYAQYFLNIPNKHEALQHLFRVSMGLESQVVGDLQISNQIKRSYQWTADTEMAGPFLHRLMHTVFFTNKRVTQETPFRDGAASVSYAAVEMVEELTNDLLDPKVLVVGVGEIGADVVRNLQNTDITNVQITNRTFSKAEELANECEFEAIPFENIWKAAKEADVIISSVAKADFFDKANVKDLDVLAFKCFMDLSVPRSVATDVESIPGVLVYDIDDINTRATKALERRKQAMPDVERIIGESIEEFGSWAQNMVFSPTIQKLKQSLEAIRQEEIAKSIKDLSDEEREKVEKITLSIMNKIIKIPVLQLKAACKRDDADALVDVLNDLFDLEKKAQKK, from the coding sequence ATGCAAAACAACTTTAAAGCCATATCGCTTTCTTACAAGTCAGCACCACTTGAAGTAAGAGGGTCTCTTTCTGTAGGAGAAGGAGAATACGGTACCTTGTTGGAGAAAGTCAAAGAAGTCCTTGGAGTTCAGGAAGCACTAGTAGTGTCTACTTGTAACCGCACAGAGGTATATTATTCATCAGAAAATGATAAGTCAGAAGAACTGATCAAGTTACTTTGTGCTTTGAAAGGCTTAGACCCTTCGGAGTATGCACAGTACTTTCTGAATATACCGAACAAGCACGAGGCGCTTCAGCACCTTTTTAGGGTATCAATGGGACTAGAGTCTCAGGTTGTTGGTGATTTGCAGATCTCCAATCAGATCAAACGTTCTTACCAGTGGACAGCGGATACAGAAATGGCAGGACCGTTTTTGCACCGTCTGATGCACACGGTGTTCTTTACTAATAAGAGAGTGACACAGGAAACACCATTTCGTGATGGCGCTGCATCTGTATCGTATGCAGCTGTTGAGATGGTGGAAGAGTTAACAAACGATCTCCTAGATCCTAAAGTATTAGTAGTAGGCGTAGGCGAAATTGGTGCAGACGTTGTACGTAACCTACAAAATACAGACATCACGAATGTTCAGATTACCAACCGTACTTTCTCCAAGGCGGAAGAATTGGCAAATGAATGTGAGTTTGAAGCCATTCCATTTGAGAATATATGGAAGGCAGCAAAAGAAGCTGATGTTATCATCTCATCTGTAGCAAAAGCAGATTTCTTTGACAAGGCAAACGTAAAGGATCTGGATGTGTTGGCATTCAAATGCTTTATGGATTTATCTGTTCCAAGAAGTGTAGCCACAGACGTAGAATCGATTCCAGGTGTGTTGGTATATGATATTGATGATATCAATACTCGCGCAACTAAAGCTTTGGAAAGAAGAAAACAGGCAATGCCTGATGTTGAGCGTATTATTGGAGAGTCAATTGAAGAGTTTGGCTCTTGGGCACAGAATATGGTATTCTCTCCAACAATTCAGAAGCTGAAGCAATCTTTGGAGGCGATTAGGCAAGAGGAAATTGCGAAAAGCATCAAAGACCTTTCAGATGAAGAAAGAGAGAAGGTGGAGAAGATTACGCTTAGCATTATGAATAAGATTATCAAGATTCCTGTACTGCAACTAAAAGCTGCTTGTAAAAGGGATGATGCTGATGCGTTAGTAGATGTGCTAAATGACCTTTTTGATTTAGAAAAGAAAGCACAAAAGAAATAA
- a CDS encoding ATP-binding protein, with product MEGIIFIGIQASGKSTFYKERFFNSHVRISMDLLNTRNKENQFIEKCIELHQRFVVDNTNPTVEERQRYITKLKERKYKVIGYFFKSIVQDSLFRNQGRVGKEKIAEVGILSTYKKLELPSFQEGFDELYQVEIVDGMFEIKKWKDEI from the coding sequence ATGGAGGGGATAATTTTTATTGGAATACAGGCAAGTGGGAAATCAACATTCTATAAGGAAAGGTTTTTTAATTCACATGTCAGGATCAGTATGGATTTGCTCAATACAAGAAACAAGGAAAATCAATTTATAGAAAAGTGTATAGAGCTTCATCAAAGGTTTGTTGTAGACAATACAAACCCAACTGTAGAAGAGAGACAAAGGTATATCACCAAACTGAAGGAGAGAAAGTATAAGGTGATTGGTTATTTTTTTAAGTCCATTGTACAGGATTCCCTGTTCAGAAATCAAGGTCGAGTAGGCAAGGAGAAAATTGCGGAAGTAGGCATTTTATCTACTTATAAAAAGCTGGAATTGCCTTCTTTTCAGGAAGGTTTTGATGAGCTGTATCAGGTCGAGATCGTGGATGGAATGTTTGAAATCAAAAAATGGAAAGATGAAATTTGA
- a CDS encoding tRNA(His) guanylyltransferase Thg1 family protein: protein MKFDDLDKKMRVFETSHDYCVLPKIYMVARIDGRNFTRLTKEVHQFEAPFDERFRDYMVQTVEHLMQCGFKVIYGYTESDEISLLFAQNETVFSRKLRKYNSVLAGEASAKFSMQLNDVAAFDCRISQLPTKEDVIDYFRWRNEDAFRNALNSHCYWNLRKNGASVKNATRNLEGMSVADKNELLFSNGINFNDLPNWQKRGVGLYWKSYPSDGVNPKTGEVVQGEKKKICIDYDLPMKEKYSEFIQAILETED, encoded by the coding sequence ATGAAATTTGACGATTTGGATAAGAAAATGAGGGTATTTGAAACCTCACACGACTATTGTGTTCTGCCTAAAATATATATGGTCGCAAGGATTGACGGACGAAATTTTACAAGACTGACAAAAGAGGTTCATCAGTTTGAAGCACCATTCGATGAACGTTTCAGGGATTATATGGTACAGACAGTAGAGCACCTGATGCAATGCGGGTTCAAAGTGATCTATGGGTATACGGAGAGTGATGAGATCTCCTTGTTGTTTGCCCAAAATGAAACGGTATTCTCAAGAAAGCTAAGAAAATACAATTCGGTGTTGGCAGGAGAAGCCAGTGCTAAATTTTCAATGCAACTGAATGATGTGGCAGCTTTTGACTGTAGGATTTCTCAGTTGCCAACAAAGGAAGATGTGATTGATTACTTCAGATGGAGAAACGAAGATGCATTCAGGAATGCGCTGAATTCACATTGCTATTGGAACCTCAGAAAAAATGGTGCATCGGTGAAAAATGCAACCCGAAACCTGGAGGGAATGTCAGTTGCGGATAAAAATGAATTGCTTTTCAGTAACGGTATCAACTTCAATGATCTTCCAAATTGGCAAAAAAGAGGGGTCGGATTATATTGGAAAAGCTATCCATCTGACGGTGTAAATCCGAAAACCGGAGAAGTGGTACAGGGCGAAAAGAAAAAGATATGTATTGATTATGATCTTCCAATGAAGGAAAAGTATAGTGAGTTTATTCAAGCCATACTCGAGACAGAAGATTAA
- a CDS encoding DUF1287 domain-containing protein, whose protein sequence is MRLKALLFVILNLTFLQVSFSQDSFYSNLAEVTVSLTQDQVVYDPSYFSITYPNGDVPKGKGVCTDVVIRAYRKLGVDLQKEVRYMRIWQNTLLCTLRYGD, encoded by the coding sequence ATGAGACTAAAAGCACTCCTATTTGTAATTTTAAACTTGACCTTTCTTCAAGTAAGTTTCAGTCAGGATTCATTTTATTCAAATCTGGCGGAAGTGACAGTTTCCTTAACTCAGGATCAGGTAGTTTATGATCCTAGCTATTTTTCCATCACTTATCCAAATGGTGATGTGCCAAAAGGTAAAGGAGTGTGTACGGATGTGGTGATTAGGGCATATAGAAAATTGGGTGTTGACCTTCAGAAGGAGGTACGGTACATGAGGATATGGCAAAACACTTTGCTTTGTACCCTAAGGTATGGGGACTGA
- a CDS encoding DUF1287 domain-containing protein yields the protein MAKHFALYPKVWGLKTTDKNIDHRRVPNLMKFFERHGEVLAISDNPSDYQSGDIVCWNLGGAITHIGILVDQKSDDGMRNLVVHNIGSGQVMEDMLFDFKVIGHYRYKK from the coding sequence ATGGCAAAACACTTTGCTTTGTACCCTAAGGTATGGGGACTGAAAACTACTGACAAAAATATAGACCACAGGAGAGTACCTAACCTGATGAAATTTTTTGAGCGTCATGGAGAGGTATTAGCCATTTCTGATAATCCATCAGATTACCAGTCAGGCGATATTGTCTGTTGGAACCTTGGTGGAGCTATAACCCATATTGGCATTTTGGTAGATCAGAAATCTGATGATGGCATGCGGAATCTGGTAGTGCATAATATCGGATCTGGACAGGTAATGGAGGATATGCTTTTTGATTTTAAGGTGATTGGGCATTATCGGTATAAAAAATAG
- a CDS encoding GNAT family N-acetyltransferase: MIRPYTTKDKQQVIALLRLNTPQYFDVSEEADLRHYLENELESYFVAEENNQVVGAGGINYFLSERLARISWDFVHPDVQGKGIGKALLLHRIKEINSHPEIETIMVRTSQLAYRFYEKVGFKLEKTVKDFWAEGFDLYQMKMSNK; the protein is encoded by the coding sequence ATGATCAGACCTTACACAACAAAAGACAAACAACAAGTAATAGCACTGCTTCGCCTTAATACCCCGCAGTATTTTGATGTATCTGAAGAAGCTGATTTACGCCATTACCTCGAAAATGAGCTGGAAAGTTATTTTGTAGCGGAAGAAAATAACCAAGTCGTTGGAGCTGGGGGGATTAATTATTTCCTGTCTGAACGGTTAGCCCGTATCTCATGGGATTTTGTACATCCGGACGTTCAAGGGAAAGGCATAGGGAAAGCCTTGTTACTTCACCGGATAAAGGAAATAAATAGTCATCCTGAAATAGAAACCATTATGGTCAGGACATCCCAACTGGCGTATAGGTTTTATGAGAAAGTAGGGTTCAAATTGGAGAAAACAGTAAAAGACTTTTGGGCAGAAGGATTTGATCTTTATCAGATGAAGATGAGTAATAAGTAG
- a CDS encoding amidohydrolase family protein → MKLLKLTFLYALLLFCQVANAQLSLGNYAIESVNIVDVEQGEILYNYTIIITDGKISSLLPSSEYVANDTLHAIRMKGKYVIPGLIDTHVHLATNPTEEIRANAEKTLHEMLLSGVTSVRDMAGDTRALSSLSRDALVGDIVSPDIYYSALMAGTVFFSDPRTIASAQGGESGKMPYMREIADDTDLTLAVAEARGTGAKGIKLYANLTESEIDGIGTEAARQGIKVWAHAALPPTKPSAVIGAGVVSVSHSPMLVHEKYPEKKDLPKSWLEQDLSKDNTAFWDKEYKKLGVENLYEEMKQNGVILDATVSVYKHFVAGNQQQHWKYEMCKRITEAAHKAGVTISAGSDTDQATFVQEEMKLLVNECGFAPMEAIKAATVYAAQAIAMEKSEGTLEEGKKANLVILNGNPIENINNIDQVVLVIKSGKLYTGKGA, encoded by the coding sequence ATGAAACTTCTCAAACTTACTTTTCTCTATGCATTGCTCTTGTTTTGCCAAGTAGCCAATGCACAGCTTTCCTTAGGAAATTATGCCATTGAATCTGTCAATATAGTTGATGTAGAGCAAGGTGAAATCTTGTATAACTATACCATTATCATTACTGATGGCAAGATTTCCAGCTTACTTCCTTCATCTGAATATGTGGCAAATGATACGTTACATGCTATAAGGATGAAAGGGAAATACGTTATACCTGGCTTGATTGATACGCATGTGCATTTGGCGACTAACCCGACAGAAGAGATTAGGGCAAATGCGGAAAAAACACTGCATGAAATGTTGCTATCAGGTGTGACTTCTGTCAGGGATATGGCAGGTGATACCAGAGCATTGTCAAGTCTTTCAAGGGATGCTTTGGTAGGAGATATTGTATCACCAGACATATACTATTCAGCCTTGATGGCAGGCACAGTTTTCTTCAGTGATCCAAGGACAATCGCTTCAGCACAAGGAGGGGAAAGTGGCAAGATGCCTTATATGAGAGAGATTGCAGATGATACGGATTTGACTTTGGCTGTAGCTGAGGCAAGAGGAACAGGAGCAAAGGGTATCAAGCTGTATGCAAATCTAACTGAAAGCGAAATAGATGGAATAGGCACAGAAGCAGCAAGACAGGGGATTAAAGTGTGGGCACATGCAGCTTTACCTCCAACCAAGCCCTCAGCGGTTATTGGGGCTGGGGTAGTATCCGTTTCGCACTCACCGATGCTGGTACACGAAAAGTATCCGGAAAAGAAGGATTTGCCCAAATCTTGGTTGGAGCAAGACTTATCAAAAGACAACACCGCATTTTGGGATAAAGAATACAAGAAGCTAGGTGTCGAAAACCTGTATGAAGAGATGAAACAAAATGGGGTGATTTTGGATGCAACAGTTTCCGTCTACAAACATTTTGTGGCAGGCAATCAGCAACAGCATTGGAAATATGAGATGTGTAAGCGAATCACAGAAGCAGCGCATAAGGCAGGGGTAACCATCTCGGCAGGTTCGGATACTGATCAGGCTACATTCGTGCAGGAAGAAATGAAGTTGTTGGTTAATGAATGTGGCTTTGCACCAATGGAAGCGATAAAGGCAGCAACAGTTTATGCTGCTCAGGCAATTGCAATGGAGAAGTCTGAAGGAACCTTGGAAGAAGGGAAAAAAGCCAATCTTGTTATTCTGAATGGAAATCCCATTGAGAATATTAACAACATTGATCAGGTGGTATTGGTCATCAAATCAGGTAAGCTGTATACAGGAAAAGGGGCATAA
- a CDS encoding LLM class flavin-dependent oxidoreductase has product MSQRIKLSILDQSPIAGSDTPAQALANTTSLAKHAEKWGYHRFWVSEHHNTKTLAGSTPEVLIAHLAANTEKIRLGSGGVMLPHYSAYKVAENFNLLATLYPDRIDLGVGRAPGTDAPAIYALNSHKGNYDTDRFPEQIAELKAFTSGPVNAGGSKLYASPVPEVAPPIWVLSSSGFGAQHAAGQGVGFALAHFINPLGGPEAMQKYREEFIPERKTDQPQGLVCVFVNCADTEEKALELQRTMDILMLYVETGRRVPVLPYEEIRKIQLSPMEEARIMHNRNRMVFGTPASVKKQLENLAEQYGSDEVMVVTITHDFKDRLRSYELLAEAFAL; this is encoded by the coding sequence ATGTCACAACGAATAAAGCTGAGTATACTTGATCAGTCTCCTATTGCCGGAAGTGATACACCAGCACAGGCATTGGCGAATACTACAAGTTTGGCGAAGCATGCTGAGAAGTGGGGATATCACCGTTTTTGGGTGTCAGAACATCACAATACCAAGACACTGGCAGGATCAACTCCTGAAGTATTGATAGCCCATCTGGCTGCCAATACTGAAAAGATCAGGTTAGGTTCCGGAGGTGTGATGCTACCACATTACAGTGCCTACAAGGTTGCAGAAAACTTTAACCTGCTTGCTACCTTATACCCAGACAGAATTGATTTGGGGGTGGGAAGAGCACCAGGTACAGATGCGCCAGCTATTTATGCCCTGAATTCGCATAAGGGAAATTATGATACAGACCGTTTCCCGGAGCAGATTGCAGAACTGAAAGCCTTTACAAGTGGTCCGGTCAATGCAGGTGGCTCAAAACTTTATGCTTCACCTGTACCGGAAGTAGCGCCACCAATTTGGGTATTGAGTTCTAGTGGGTTTGGTGCGCAGCATGCAGCAGGACAAGGCGTAGGTTTTGCTTTGGCACATTTCATCAATCCGTTGGGCGGGCCGGAAGCCATGCAAAAGTACCGTGAAGAGTTTATCCCTGAGCGGAAAACTGATCAACCGCAAGGTTTGGTTTGTGTCTTTGTGAATTGTGCAGATACGGAAGAGAAGGCGCTTGAACTTCAACGTACCATGGATATTCTAATGCTTTATGTGGAGACGGGTAGGAGAGTGCCTGTTTTGCCATATGAGGAGATACGGAAAATTCAGTTGTCACCGATGGAAGAGGCAAGGATAATGCATAACCGTAACCGGATGGTATTCGGAACACCAGCGTCTGTCAAAAAGCAACTGGAAAATTTGGCAGAGCAATATGGATCAGATGAAGTGATGGTTGTGACTATTACACATGATTTCAAGGATAGGCTTCGTTCCTATGAGCTGCTGGCAGAAGCATTTGCGTTATAA
- a CDS encoding toxin-antitoxin system YwqK family antitoxin gives MRILITLLLISVVQPSYTQKLRTYHESDLIFVGSVVSSTESITEIVAFNGQQVIFRIDKLIKGNIDEKVMLFSPMHLRDVTVDRFLHQGDQWLVYAKGNQLLDHSRCIICHTGKDAAMTIKRNFDAEIQLLTALTEKSVVTEEDENGTIVARFSEGKPHGIWTIYNKRKVVERVIHYDDGYMVLQQFYTRGKLNKLEMYDSGGHMDRVVYYNEKGKVMGLILEQ, from the coding sequence ATGAGAATACTCATAACTTTACTGCTGATTTCAGTAGTACAACCATCTTATACCCAAAAGCTAAGAACCTACCATGAGTCAGACCTTATTTTTGTAGGTTCTGTCGTAAGCAGCACCGAAAGCATTACAGAAATTGTCGCTTTCAATGGTCAGCAAGTGATTTTTCGTATAGATAAGTTGATTAAAGGTAACATTGATGAGAAGGTAATGTTATTTTCTCCAATGCATTTGCGAGATGTTACTGTAGATCGTTTTTTACACCAAGGAGATCAGTGGCTGGTCTATGCAAAGGGGAATCAGTTATTGGATCATAGCCGTTGTATCATTTGCCATACAGGGAAAGATGCTGCTATGACAATCAAACGGAATTTTGATGCCGAAATCCAATTGCTGACAGCCCTGACTGAAAAATCGGTGGTTACAGAAGAGGATGAAAATGGTACAATCGTAGCAAGATTTTCAGAAGGAAAACCCCATGGCATTTGGACGATTTATAATAAAAGGAAAGTGGTAGAACGTGTGATACACTATGACGATGGTTATATGGTGCTTCAGCAGTTTTATACCCGAGGAAAACTCAATAAGTTAGAGATGTATGACAGTGGTGGACATATGGATAGAGTCGTTTACTACAATGAAAAGGGCAAGGTAATGGGACTTATCTTAGAACAATAA
- a CDS encoding aldo/keto reductase has protein sequence MAAKRIQLSKTGPEFSRVAAGVWKWDNLNTQQIDTLVKAGIESGITTFDHADIYGSYTCEEAFGKVLRQDSSLRDKIELVSKCGIKLLSPNRPDHKVHSYDTSKSHIVSSVENSLKMLETEYLDLLLIHRPDPLMHPDEIAEAFYQLQKSGKVLHFGVSNFTPSQFEMLNSRFTLVTNQVEISALHRDTIFDGTLDQCIQHSIVPMAWSPLGSGQIFTETDDPTVRRLRDKVIEIATNHNNAGIDQILLAWLMKHPSQILPILGTSKPERIKAAADAIDIDLSRDEWFEILVAAQGHPIP, from the coding sequence ATGGCAGCAAAAAGAATTCAACTCTCTAAAACCGGACCTGAGTTTTCACGTGTTGCAGCAGGTGTTTGGAAATGGGACAACCTTAATACGCAACAAATTGACACTTTGGTAAAGGCAGGAATTGAATCTGGTATTACCACATTTGATCATGCGGATATTTACGGAAGCTATACATGTGAAGAAGCTTTCGGAAAAGTGCTTCGTCAGGATAGCTCATTGAGAGACAAGATAGAGCTGGTTTCCAAATGTGGCATCAAACTGCTCTCTCCCAACAGACCTGATCATAAGGTTCACTCTTATGACACTAGCAAAAGCCATATTGTTAGTTCTGTTGAAAACTCGCTTAAGATGCTCGAAACGGAGTACCTTGACTTGTTACTGATCCATCGTCCTGACCCTTTGATGCATCCTGATGAAATTGCTGAAGCTTTTTATCAGTTACAGAAAAGTGGAAAGGTTCTTCATTTCGGTGTTTCCAATTTTACCCCGTCTCAGTTTGAAATGCTGAATTCAAGATTTACACTGGTAACAAACCAAGTAGAGATTTCTGCACTTCACCGTGATACAATCTTTGATGGAACTTTGGACCAATGTATTCAACACAGTATTGTACCGATGGCTTGGTCACCATTAGGAAGCGGACAGATTTTCACTGAAACGGATGATCCTACAGTAAGGAGATTACGAGATAAAGTAATTGAGATAGCTACTAACCATAATAATGCAGGCATTGACCAGATCCTGTTGGCTTGGCTGATGAAACACCCTTCTCAAATACTGCCAATTCTTGGTACAAGCAAGCCTGAACGTATAAAGGCCGCAGCTGATGCCATTGATATTGACCTTAGCAGAGATGAATGGTTTGAAATTCTGGTAGCTGCACAAGGTCATCCAATACCATAA
- a CDS encoding aspartyl/asparaginyl beta-hydroxylase domain-containing protein: MEQFMTFILSWKGFLLLFLIVSAIYIHFRGKTRYSFLRQLTDHSTFMAPINLLMYLFSSAPSKPYLSTADFPQLSLLKDNWETIREEALLLEQSELIKGADKYNDIGFNSFFRRGWKRFYLKWYNDFHPSALEYCPKTIELVRQVPGIKAAMFVVLPAGSFLPEHRDPYAGSLRYHLGLITPNDEKCEIVVDGQSYFWKDGEDVLFDETYIHHAENATEKDRLIFFCDVERPMKLVIGKWLNSFFSWFIMAAAASPNMKNDKTGNLNKAFRYLYSVRLLGKEIKQKNKPVYYGLKYAIFVSIFYLIFF, from the coding sequence ATGGAACAGTTCATGACCTTTATCCTGTCATGGAAAGGCTTTTTATTGCTTTTCCTAATTGTATCAGCGATTTACATTCACTTTAGGGGCAAAACCCGTTACTCGTTTTTAAGACAATTGACAGACCATAGTACTTTTATGGCACCTATCAATTTGTTGATGTACCTGTTTTCTTCCGCCCCGTCAAAACCATACCTTTCCACTGCTGACTTTCCTCAATTGAGTTTACTGAAAGACAATTGGGAAACGATACGTGAAGAAGCTCTTCTACTTGAACAAAGTGAACTGATTAAAGGCGCTGACAAATACAACGACATTGGTTTCAACTCTTTTTTCAGGCGAGGCTGGAAAAGGTTTTACCTCAAATGGTACAATGACTTTCACCCATCTGCATTGGAATACTGTCCTAAAACCATAGAATTGGTCAGACAGGTGCCAGGCATCAAGGCTGCAATGTTTGTCGTACTTCCTGCCGGTAGCTTTTTGCCGGAACACCGAGACCCGTATGCAGGATCTTTGCGCTACCATTTAGGGCTGATTACACCAAATGATGAAAAATGTGAAATTGTAGTTGATGGTCAATCCTACTTTTGGAAAGATGGCGAAGATGTATTGTTTGATGAAACTTATATACATCATGCTGAAAATGCAACAGAGAAAGATCGCCTGATTTTCTTCTGCGATGTAGAGCGACCTATGAAGCTAGTGATAGGAAAATGGTTGAACAGCTTTTTCAGTTGGTTTATTATGGCAGCAGCTGCTTCTCCAAACATGAAAAACGACAAGACAGGAAACCTCAACAAGGCTTTCCGCTATTTATATTCAGTTAGGTTATTAGGAAAGGAAATCAAGCAAAAAAACAAACCTGTCTACTATGGGTTGAAGTATGCCATTTTTGTTTCAATTTTCTATCTCATATTTTTCTAG